A region of the Salvia splendens isolate huo1 chromosome 11, SspV2, whole genome shotgun sequence genome:
GTTTATCCCTCTTTTTTGCATCCCCAGAATACTATTCAGAATGTATATTATTCTCCTTGTATTTGGCATATATTTAGTCATGTTCTCATGGACTGTGCGTGTCTCATTGTCGAATGTTGCTGATTATGCTATGCAGGTAACGCGTATGGTTGTCAGCACATACCAGGCAGCTAGTGGTGCAGGTGCTGCAGCAATGGAAGAGCTGGAACAGCAGACTCGTGAGgtatttttctcttcttttcttttccatGTTTTGATCTAAATCTATCTTCCAACTTGTGGGTGAATGAAACAACATTGTTTCCTAACAGGTACTGGAAGGCAAAGAGCCCACTTGTAACATCTTTAGCCAGCAGGTCAACAAATCTCTCTTCTTTATTTTTGTATTGCAACTCTGATCAGTTTCATAAACCATTCTTCCATCTTCTCAATATTGCTTTGTATAAATTTCTTAAATCTACAGTATGCCTTCAACTTGTTCTCGCATAATGCACCCATTCTTTCAAATGGATACAATGAAGAGGAGATGAAACTAGTTAAAGAGACAAGGAAGATATGGGTAACATTTTTGTTTTAGTTCTACAGATTGTATTTGATGTATTAGCATACTACATCAGCTGTCTAAGCGATTTCGCTGTCATTCCCTGCAGAATAATAATGATGTCAAAGTTACTGCTACATGTATTCGAGTACCTGTCATGCgtgctcatgctgagagtgtcAATCTTCAGTTCGAGACACCTCTAGACGAGGTAAATTTGTTACTTGGACTATTTCTCTCTTATCCGGTGCAAGGTTCCGATGAAACAGTCACATCATATTTGCCCGATTTTTATACTTAGCTGCTGCAGCTCAGATATCTACGAATAATAATGTGCAAGAAGTAATATATTCCTCTTCAATACTGACCTCTTATTTCCATCAGGTTGCAGCAAGGGAGATTCTTAGCAATGCCCCGGGTGTTGTGGTGATTGATGATCGTGCAGGGAACAACTTCCCCACCCCGCTAGAAGTTTCTAACAAAGATGATGTTGCAGTAGGAAGAATACGGCAAGATGTGTCTCAAGAAGGGAACTACGGGTAAGAATCTGCTTATATTCGACTTGTTTATAAAATTTGGTATGATTATCAACACGAACGTCTCTTGTGAAAATAGGTTGGACATATTTGTTTGTGGAGACCAAATACGCAAGGGTGCTGCGTTAAATGCCGTCCAGATTGCTGAATTGTTGCTGTAGAATTGTACTTCTATTTGTTTGCTAAAGTTATGATGAGAAATTTTGTATGCGGTTAACAGCTGCTATGTAGCAGCAACTCCTATGTTAGTTTACTAccttattttttcaataaaaagaGAGTATTTTCGTTTGGGAAACTTTGTTGATCTTATTTAAGATTCTGCAACAGCATCTTCTACTTGTAACGAATGCAGAAAATACTATTTATTGGACAAAAAAAGTCCATTAAAAGAATGAAGAAATGCTAACCCTCTTTTCCTTTCTCTGTGTGCACGTGACGTATTAGTTTATAGTGTTTGCCTGCGAGGAAAGGTTCAACAAAGAGAACTTAACCCGTAAGCATATCTTCCTCTTCTCGACGTCCAACTTGGCCCCCGTCACCAGCCAATGCCCGGGGCTATCTGACGGCCCCCGGCAAAGCTCCGTCGTGTCCACAAATTTGAGCATCTTCTGCATTTGTGCGGGCGGCCCGGTTGGGTACACGGCGGAGTCCATGATCACCGGCTCCGACTTGTCCTTGTCAGTGGTCCCGGTAATGGAAGTGCTGATCGAGGAGAAAAACCCCGATTTGAACGAGTGGTTGGCGGAAGCGGTCTGCATCCAGTTGGACTGGATGATGCAGGCGGCGGAGACTCTGGTGTAGAGGAGGCGGAGGTGGAGGACATCCTTCTCGACGTGGAGCTGGGCTCCGGTGACGATGAAGGCGGCCTCGGCCCCTGGGTTGAGCCACCGCGGGTCGTACTTGACTGGGGCGGTGCACACGTGGGAGAATTTCTTCCAGTGGATTGGCTCGAGGTAGCGGTGGTGGTCGGGTGTGTCCTCCGTGCCCCGCCACGTGCCTGGCTGGTGGAGCTTGTCTTCTAGGAGCACCGGTGGGTTTACCAACTGTTGGAGGTGTATTCCCAACCTGAATACACATGTGAATGTTACTCCACCAAGCAAGATATTATTCATTTTGCTACTATAAATATAACACTTAGTTATAAAGATAGATTAAATCTGCAACTGATCCAAAATTGATTGTAAATTCATACCTGTTAGATTTGATTCCCTCGAGATATAATCGCATTCCAGTGACAGGGGTGTTTCCCGCCGTGACCTATTCACATTCAATAATGGGAccttaaaatttgaaaaaaaaaaacataattctACTAATAAATCATTGAGTTATGAATaaatttatgcaaatttatgtttattcacCTGAGTAGTATTGACATATAGCTTTGGCCACATCAAGTTGAAACTGAGAGATGGAGTTTGCAAAGCCTTATTCAATTTCGGGCCCAAAGGGAGGTCGTTGTGAATTGGGGCCCATATTTTATGGGCTTGAAAGTCCAGGAAGTACTGTAAGTCTCCAATTGGAGGCTTATCTgtccataatttatttattttttaaattttaagaaattatttaatatgaATGTGAGATGATTTAAGTGAGAGTGACTTACAACGAAGGTAGAGGTTGATGGCATGGGACAAGAAGCCTCTGCCAGGGAGACCTCTAAGAAGAGAAGTGATTGGAATGAAGTTGAAATGAATGGCATCTGGCTTTGATCCAACGGTTGGCAGCCATTCAGAATGTGTGCTCACTCTTGGATCTCCACCTCTTCTtgaacatatcactcttatccCCTACACACATCCCAATTtccatttatttctcttttctctCACATTTACCATAAATACCTCCCATGCCAGACTTAAAGTCCAACTTAGGGGCTCTGCTTTGACATTCATTTAAATTGGAAACTATTGAATTTGATCACATCTCTACATGTAAGATTAAAAGTGATCAAACATAGTACATCTTTTGAAGCGTAATTGCTGAAGAGATTTGGCTGTGGATCAAAGATCTCACGGAAAGCTTGCGGTGCCTGTGATTAATTAATAAACACTAGTCTCAATAATAATGACATAATAAGGGGGAAAAAAGGAAATTggaagaaagaaacaaaacctTGTTGTTTTGTAGTAGTTGATTGGGATGatttggagaaaaggggcaggCCCCAGTGAACAACTGATCACCAAGATTATCCAAATGATTCTTGAGCTGTGATGAGTCCATGTTTGAACATTTATCTTGCTTTACTAATACTACATCCTTTCCACCTATGCTCAGCCCCACAATTATGTGAGTAccatatttttcaataaatcTGTCACATTCCAAAATTATTCATCAAATTAACATTGCTTTTTCTAATACTGTAATCTATACCACAATTTcccaataatttatttatcggTGGAACTCATATCtggaaataaaaattttattttaagaaaatacaCTAGTAGTACTACATTATGACCATATTAATCAAAGCTCCCTAGAGTAAtgtcattttcttaaattgataTAGCCGACTTATGGAAAAGTTGACAGATAAGAATTTTTTAAGGTAAACGGACCAAGCCTCAAACTACGGTGAAAGCAACAATCCAACTTTGCTACTCCACACTGTTGGTTttatgttaaattttttttagaaaaaacaaTATTATGTCCACATCTAAAATAATGGAGATTTCAACTAAATGACTTACAAAGACATGTCaagaaccaaaaaaaaaaagatctaaaaaaatcaattgaagtggtcaaatagaaaattaattaaagtaattaaaGAGGCAACGTTGATATTCTTTATAggattttgaaaatttgaagtacATTTACAAGTTTGAAATGTTCAATTAACTTATAAGTCTTCATAATGTCGCATGCAATTAGTACTTAGAGACAGAGACCGACTATGTTTTCGACCTCACATTATATGTAcgcattaatattttttaaatatatttgtgGGTCAACATTAATACTCCTTTGGAAGAAATTCATTTTGAGGATTGACTAAGCTTATTTCTTTGGCAAATTGTAGAAacaaattccaaaaaaaaagttCCCTAATTCTAACATCTTTTGCCACAATGGTATAAACGACAATCaattcacaaaaataaaactCTACTATAATTTGTAAATTTCAACTCCACTTGCATCTATTTTCAATTTGAATACTAATAAGCAGATTAATGCAAATCAGTAATTAATTACCTGGCAAGAGCAGCTGGGTCCCACTTGGAAGGAACTTCATTTCTTACATGATCAGCAAGAATCAAAGGATGTCGATCAATACGAAGTGTAAACAGCACGATGTAATACCCATCTAGCCCTAGATTCTTCGTATTCGAAGCATCCACAGCCCACGACCCGCTCTGAAACCCGAACATCGCATTGAAAAGCCCTGACGGGATCTTCCCGCCAACCGAGCTTTTCTGGTTGAAAAATTCCGACAtctgaaaaataataaaaaaccgGATCAGAAAACGAACTGCTTAAGCTATTGGTTCGTAGTTCAACCAAAGAAGCTACTGGTTCATGTTTTAACCTGCTTGAAGTCAAGGATGTCGGTCTGGTACCTCGTACGGTCACCCTTGTCGCATTTTATGTCGTTTGACACGTCAGCCAGGGATCCGAACCCCGGGACCCGAAGCTCCCGGGTGTCGGACTCGTTGAGGAGGACGAGGCGGCCGTCGCCCTTGCAGTATTTCAGTCGGAAATCGGATGATAAATCGAAGCCTTTGCCAAGGCTCGAGAGAGCCCTTTGCACAATTCCATCACCCATTCtttctttattaaaaaaaatatctagtttttattttttttttctcccaaAAGTCGATTTCTGCACACAAATGTTGTGTATGGAGTTTGGctaatatatatagtagtagtagtagtataatattaaaattggaAGAGACTTGATTAAATAGGTTTCTTGTCTTGTTTGAAGAAAATTTATACAATAAATAGGGGAAGTTGACTGATGCAACTGTCTCACGTTTCCGTGTGGTTGATTGGGTAAACTTTCAAGTGTCCATGTGGAAACTCCAATAGCCccactctttttttttcatagcCCCAAATTTATTGTCTACAGTTTCAAATTTTTGTTTCcaccactatggtggacactttcaatagcccctatctttttttcatttatgttaattcaattataattaaatttatcgtactatacgtaattagaagaaaacggccataagtgaagaaattaaaattgaacactacattttcgtcgtattaaagtactGGAAATTCCACGCGTCGTTCTAGAAATCGTCCATTTTAAATACAAATAGAATCCAAAAATTTTAATGAGAGAAAGTATGAGTGAAGAATTGGAATGGTGTAAAAATAATGAGTGAAATGatgtgtatttataggtaaattaaattgaattataaaaaaatacaaaaaaaaatgaagaaacgTCCGCCCCGCCCCCACTATAGGTCGCCCCACTTCCGCCCCGCCCCCGCCGGACCAGTGCGTCCTCGCCCCGAAAACGCCGGATGACCGCCCGCCCTGGAAATTTCGTCTGCCTCGGGGCGGACGTTCTCCCCACTATAGGCCGCCCCGCccggggctatagccgcggctatcccatagtggacaccctaataaAAATCGAAATTCTTATTGAGAGTTGAGTGTAATAGTTATTTTGGACAAAGCTATAATAATTAATCCAcaaatttagatttatttttgttttaagtcGTATAGTTTGACgtgaaaaagggaaatgatgATCCTCTGCGTGATATTCTCGTATTATATATCTTAGTATATATATTGGCAATTTGACACAACATGTTTACTATTTCtatcattttttttgtcaatatctctcttacttaccaGTTTTGGCCGAAGACTTCTTATTTTGGACAAATGCAGTATTTAATAATCTAGATTTGGTATCTGATTAATTGCTGATATTTTTTTTACCTACTAGTAATAAACTCAAGCACTACATATCAAGttgttttttccttgtttttcccCGAGAATTAATTGCAAAATTATAAGCACGAAAGTTATTCTAAGAAGTCAACGCATCTAATAAAGACTATATATCAACAGAAgcattaaaacataaataatagtAGGGCCGATTAATAGCTAGAATCATTGTAATTAAGGAGACTATCAGCAAGATTCACTTGTTAAACGAGACCTCTTTCAAAATGCACTTGCTAATTGAGATCTCTTTTTATTAACTGTTTAGTGAGATAGTCACTCTCACAACTAATAGAGCAACCTGTTGGGAGACTTTCGGTCTTAATCCGCAAGCTCAGTCGAGCAGGATTAATACGATTCCGTTGAAGGCGGATTCGAAACATCTgtggtcaaataaaaaaaattagagcaACTACAAAACTATTCAAATGACAGAGAGGAAGAAAATACTATTGAAAGTTGCAAATATAAACGGACTGAAACTACATCACTCAAGATGTGCACGAAGATATAAGAACTATAAACTCAGCTAATTGTGCAGACACATGTGATTCACTTTTTATTAACATTAATAATTAACCATAAGTGTACAAAATAGTTAGGGCcatttggtagctatgttactCCTAGATAAGGGAATAATCTGGGTTTATTTATGTGTTTGGTAGTTATGTTACCAAACTAATAGCCCGTGTTTTATATCCGGTCCGCACAAAGCCCACTGAAAATCCTATGTTTCACTCATATTTGTAACTACCCAAAATCCTATGTTATTTATCATGGaacactactagaaaattggcttTTTATGGCACTTTAAAATGCCACAAGAATTATGTTAACATTACACTTTATCTATAATGGCACTTGAAGCAAGTGTCAGCCCCAACACATGTAGTAATAGTTCATGTGTAAGTAAAGATCAATCATTGTTACActaaaaaaatgtaatgaagAATCACATCTAATGGCACTAGCAATTGCCACAACATGTTCTATTAGACTACACCAATATACTTGGACGAAAATTTAAGGAATACCccccataaatatatattattacaatttcatcctgcattttatataatttacaaTCTAGTCTACAAAtttctataatttatatttacatCCTTCAAATACGTAAAATTTACATTTTACATTTTACCTTtataaacataaataatatttcaatttcatttccaacatataaaaaattcatattaaactataattattcatccaacaaaattacataaacaactcattaaaataaaatgtcatatttaAGTAACAAAAATTCCAAGTATCTAATGCCAAAATGTAATGTGTTTTTTCACACGCATACTGAACATATTAAGTGTTGTTCATCTTCCATGTAGTAAAAACTGTAAAGTCCTATCTATCCAAAAGTGCATAACATATTTGCACGAGACATGCTTGCTTCTTTAGATACGTGAGTCTCTTATTGCTGTCAAATGAGCAAATGTTCTCTGCGACGCAACCTGAAACATTTCAGTTTTAAAACTTGGAGTTACTACATAAACCAATGTACTATGTACAAGAAGAATGAAAAAACTGAAAGAAAGAAACTATatcaaagaataaaatataactACATGGGATGAAAACACACATGTCAGAAAATGGATGCCCAAAAACTTTGTAAATGAGGATGGTTACCTataaatctttatttaatagaGTTGTATACCCTCCAAAAAATCCATCACTCTTTCCTGCTACAGAAATATCCAAAGAGATGATTAATTTATAGGTACATAAGAACACAAGTATTCCAGAAAATGAAGCAGATTATTATGTGTATAAAGTGTCCAAATCTAACTGGAGCAACATATGTTCTGCCatgaaaagaatttaataaaggAAAACCATTATGAAGATCACTCATATTGAACTATTCCATATGTCcctataaattatataaatacgATGGAGTTAAAAAACATGGGCCCAAAGAAATTCTAAGAAgctatgcattatatagttgATCAAAGCAATTGGAAGTTGATCTTAGAATGAGAAATATAATGATAAAAGATGATAAAAGTACCAGATTCTTAAATACAACAAGCATTCTTTGCCACCATATTGGTCCTGTAAGATAAGGTCCAACTACTACTGCTAGAATCATCATTAAGGTCTCACCATCTTAACCCCTGGGAAGTAGCTTTTGTAATGCATCTTTGTTCCCATTTCTGTAAGAGATAGAAAACAATAATTAGCAATTCAAGAAAAACTAGAGTAATCTTTGATGTCTTATTCTTTTGATACACTTTTTACCACCATTTACATGGTGTTGTCGGTCAAAAGTAGCATCAACAATATGTCTCGCAGTAGGAGGCGTATTTGACATAATCACTATTGCTCCCTGGAATACTTAAGCATTGTAATATAGAATAAGATCTTTATCGGTTACTCTATTTTCTAAAAGCTTGGCAGAATCAAGGATCTAATATGCAACTAGCACATGCTTGAAGTGGAAAGAGAATAGCAGTTCAGAGAAAAAGCCAAAAAAATTGACTTTGAAATAGTTGTTTAATAGTGATGGAAGTTAAACATAAAGTTGTTACCACTTAAATACTAAGGACGCATAATTTACATAATACACTTAGATTCAATgcttcaaaaaattaaaactaaatagtaaaatataaagTTAGTTGTTTCAACTTAATCATTAATATTTATAACTTACAAGATCCATATTGACCAAGTATTTTAACAACATATTCACATTCATCTACTTCTTAACTTTCGATGAACTCAAACCAGAATATGCAGAAGTTCCAGAAAATCAACATTTCCTCAAGTAAATGTATGTCGTCGTCATATTACTATCTGATTAATAAGCCAATAAACAAATACTATGAATAACAATCAATACTAAGCATATATATTCACATCAACTAATATTGAAACCTAATTAATATaggataaattatttataaatgttTATTCTACTAACATACTGTAAGTATATGGTGGATCCTAACTACAGGAACAAAATCTGAATTATCAAATACTAAATGCATCCAtgtgtgtttaaactttttataaaccGTACTACGACCTTTGAACACTAAAAACCAATAAATGAAAACTACCAAGCAAGATAGCACAGTCCAGAGCCCCCATAAACAACTACCTATAAAAAAGTTCAGCTTTTCCCTTCTCAAAAAAGGAATGTGAACTAACAAGCAAACAAAGATAAGAAAATTTAGTACCGTAAGTAATATTTGTTGAAGCAACTACCTATAAAAAATTCAGCTTTTCCCCTCCCAAAAAAGGATGTGAACTAACAAGCACACAAACATAAGAAAATTAAGTACCATAAGCACTATTTGTTGAAGCAGCTGCAACAGAAAGTAAGCCATTATTCATGTTCTCATGTTTTTCAAATCCTGCAAACCAAAACACAGCAAATATAGCCTACTTAGTTCCAAATACGTACAGGATTCCACAGAAACGGTGACAAACTACTCCAATTgtagaaaaaaatcaaaaagcaGTAGCACCAATAACTTTTAAAGCACAACTGCACAAGCACAAAACATTTCTTTCACAACTGTTGCTTCAATCATAAGCAAATAAGGAGCATTTTACAAGAAGAAATAAGGAACATATATTA
Encoded here:
- the LOC121755532 gene encoding MACPF domain-containing protein At1g14780-like; protein product: MGDGIVQRALSSLGKGFDLSSDFRLKYCKGDGRLVLLNESDTRELRVPGFGSLADVSNDIKCDKGDRTRYQTDILDFKQMSEFFNQKSSVGGKIPSGLFNAMFGFQSGSWAVDASNTKNLGLDGYYIVLFTLRIDRHPLILADHVRNEVPSKWDPAALARFIEKYGTHIIVGLSIGGKDVVLVKQDKCSNMDSSQLKNHLDNLGDQLFTGACPFSPNHPNQLLQNNKAPQAFREIFDPQPNLFSNYASKDGIRVICSRRGGDPRVSTHSEWLPTVGSKPDAIHFNFIPITSLLRGLPGRGFLSHAINLYLRYKPPIGDLQYFLDFQAHKIWAPIHNDLPLGPKLNKALQTPSLSFNLMWPKLYVNTTQVTAGNTPVTGMRLYLEGIKSNRLGIHLQQLVNPPVLLEDKLHQPGTWRGTEDTPDHHRYLEPIHWKKFSHVCTAPVKYDPRWLNPGAEAAFIVTGAQLHVEKDVLHLRLLYTRVSAACIIQSNWMQTASANHSFKSGFFSSISTSITGTTDKDKSEPVIMDSAVYPTGPPAQMQKMLKFVDTTELCRGPSDSPGHWLVTGAKLDVEKRKICLRVKFSLLNLSSQANTIN